The DNA segment GGCGACCTGCAGGATGCCCAAGGCGGCAATAATCGCAAATAAAAAAATGGCCCGGCATAGCTTTCGGCTGTTTCTCATGATTCCCCCTTATCCGGCTGCAATCGATTGGCTAATCTATGGCAGCAATGTGAATATTTATGATTGGTTTAATCCATTTCTCTAACCAGATAAGAGGCATTTGTGTCAATAAAAATATGAGTCTCGAATTCGCCTTTTTCCTTAATATTATTAGTGATCCCGGCCAAATTCCGCTTTTCGCTTAAGGCCGGGTCCGGGGCCGGATTGATAAAAAAATGATTCTTTTATGGAAAAAAGGCGGTGGGATAGGCTACTATGAATCTGGCGGCCGTTTTTGGGCCAAAACATTGTTAAGCAGATAGCAGCAGGCAGGCAAACAATTGATTCAAACCAGGTGGAGAAGAGCGGATGGAAGAATTAGGCCCGCCTGAAAAAATAGCCGAGACCATCATCGACTATTCTTTGTTTTTCGGTAGGTGAGATAAATATTGCTGATAAAGATGAGCAGCGCGCCGATCCATCCCGCGGCGGTCAGCGGCGGATCCGCGGCCACCCAGGGGCCCAGTACGGCTGCCATGAGAATTCGCGAAGAAGAGATAATACCGCCTTCAAGGGCGGTGACATAGCGCAATCCCAGTGTAAGCAGATACTGCCCGCCCACGCCGAAAAGCGCGCAGATAAAAAGATACCGGGCCTGTTCGGCGTTTGGCACAAAAATACTGTCGTGAAAAAGCAGATACATGAACAGGGTGCCCAGGCCGAACATATAGAACAGCACGGTTTCCGAGTCATGGTGTTGGCGGCTCATGTTCAGGTAGATGATGGCCGCTGCCGCACAAATGCCCGAGGCCAGCCCCCAGAGGTTGTTGATGTCCGGGTTCAGCCGGGCCGGGGAGAGTATCAGCCAGACGCCGGCAAAGGCCAGCACCACCATAAATATTTCCGTGACATCGCGCTGAAACTTTAAAAACAGCCAGGACAGCACTGCCAGAAATATCGGGTAGGTCATGTTCAAAATGTTGCCTTCCGCCAGGGAGGTCAGGGCCACCGCCTGGTAGAAGCAGAAGACGGCCAGGCAGTTAAACAGGGTCCGGCCGATTAAAAGATCGTATCGCCGGGGTTTAAGCTTCTGCCTCCGGATAAGGAGCAGGCCGCAGATGATGAAAAATCCGAGCAAAAAGCGGGCAAACGCGAAAAATGACGGATCGATCACCACCGCATCCCGGGCCCATCGGATCACGGCCGTGGCCATATAGAAAAAAAATGCGGAGGCGAAAACGCACAGGCAGCCGATGATCTGCCAGGCGCGGCCGGCCTCGGTTTTTGACGGACTGGATTTGGATGTCACTGGATATCCAATGTGTTTCTAATCAAGTTATCTATCGGAGGTGCCCCATGAAACGAATACTTAAGCTTCTTGTGCCAATGCTTTTTTTATCATCCATTCCGGTTCAGGCAAACACTTTAGTTCAGTCGCAAATTTCCGCAGTAACGCTTTACCCGGATCAGGCCCTGGTTCAGCGTGAGGCGAAAATTGGTGTTGAATCCGGCGTCAATACCCTTGCGCTGCCCATTGAAGCCTTCTCCATTGACGCCCCATCTGCCACGGCCAAGGTGTTCGGTAAGGGAAAGATCATCTCCGTCCAGATTCAAACCGTTCCATTGCCTGAGCCGCCCCAGGAAAAAATCCGCGAACTCGAAAACAAAATTGAAAGCTTAAGCAAGGACAAGCAGGCGGTGCTGAATCGCAAAAATGCGGCCGCCCGCCAGGAAACCTTTCTTGATGCGGTGGCTGAATTCTCCCAGACCCAGGTGCCCCGGGAGCTGGAAACCCGGATGCTCGATCCGGAAGCCCTCATTGCGACATTTGAGTTGTTGGGGGATCGGTACCATGAGGTGTATCGGCGCATGTCCGAATTCGATCGGGAAATTGAAGGGATTGATAAGGATATCCGCCTGGTGCGGCGAAAGTTGAATGATCTGAGAAAGCCCGGGGAGGATAAGCAAAAAGTGATTGAAGTGGTTTTTGACTCGGCGGAAAAACAGCAGGTCCGGATTCTGGCCGATTATGTGGCCCATAATGCTTACTGGTCCCCGGTTTACCGGGTTTCCGTGCCCCAGGAGAAAGGCGATATTGACCTGACCATGAATGCCCGGATTGTTCAAAAGACCGGCGGGGACTGGTCAAATGTGGCCCTTTCCATCTCCAATGCGGTCCCGCTGAAAGGGGTGAGCCTGCCATCCCTGTCCACCTGGTGGATTGATCTGCCGCGGGCCAGGCAAGAGGCCCCCCGGGCAAGCGGCCGGCAAACGGTTGGCAAGCTGATGCGGGCGCAGCCCCAGGCTGAAATGGCCGAAAAGGCGGCACCATCAGCAGATGCCGCCGAATATGCCGCCGCCCGGAAAAAGGAGGCCGGCATTGCCTTTGAATATGAGCTCTCACGGCCGGTTTCTGTCCCTTCCCGGCAGAAGGAGACCCTGCTGCCGCTTTATACCAAGGCGCTTTCCGGAAAGTTTTATTACTATTGCGTACCCCGCATCAACGACCGGGCCTATCTGGTCTGCGAGGCCAAGCCGGATCAGGAAATGCTGGCCGGCCCCATGCATGTTTATTTTGGCGGTCATTATATGGGAAAGACCCGGTTCAATCCGGAGTCCCGGGAAAGCCGGTTCATGCTTGCCCTTGGGGCGGACCGGGCGGTTCAGGTGCGCCGGGAAAAAGTGGGCGACCATTTGGATGAGACTTTTCTCGGCAAATTTGAGCGCAGCATGGTGGTGCGCGAACTAAACTACCGGATCACCGTTGAAAATCGAAAGGACGAACCCATCCGGATGCATCTGCTGGATCAGGTGCCGGTGGCCAAGACAGATAAAATTAAAGTGGAAGACATGGCCTTTGATCCAGAGCCCGATAAAAAAGACTACCAGGATCAGTCCGGCGTCATGATGTGGCAGGTGACGGTTAAGCCCCGGGCTTCAGAAACCATTGATATGGGCTTTACCGTGGCCTATCCCAAGGATCAGCCGCCCATGGGGCTTTAATTAAACGGTTTTTTTCGGGAAATATTCGCTGAATACTGACTTACAGGTCAATGCCATTAACTTAAGAGCGAAAATCGGCTCGGTTGTCATTTCGAGCGGCAGCGAGAAATCTTGTCATTGCATGATTTTTTATAAGATTTCTCGTCACTGCCGTTCCTCGAAATGACAGGGGCGGAATGTTAAGGTTAATGAAATTGACTTACAAATCGTTCAGGTGCGTGAGATAATGTTCCGCCTGATCGAGAATCCGGTTTTTCCCGGTTTTGGTCATTTTATCAAGCAGCCGGTAGGCCATGCCGATTCTGGGGTTTTGGCCGAGTTTGTCCCGGTGGCGCTCATAGAAATGCCAATAGAGCGAATTAAACGGGCAGGCGCGCTCCCCGGTTTTTTCCTTGGCCGCATAATCGCAGTTTTTGCAGTAATTACTCATTTTATTGATATAGTTGGCGGAGCCGGCATAGGGCTTGGTCCCGACGATACCGCCGTCTGCAAACTGGCTCATGCCGCGCGTATTGGTAATTTCCACCCATTCGACGGCATCGATGTAGATGCCCAGATACCACTCATCCACCGCATCCGGGTGAACGCCGGCCAAAAGGGCGAAACTCCCGGTGACCATGAGCCGTTGAATATGATGGGCATAGGCGTTTGTTAAGGAATTGGTGATCGCATCCCGCATGCAGGCCATGCCGGTCTCACCGGTCCAGTAAAAATCCGGCAACGGCCGGTCGTGGCCGAAATAGTTCAGGGTTTTATAAGCCGGCATTCGGGCCCAGTAAACGCCGCGCATGTATTCGCGCCAGCCGATAATCTGGCGGATAAACCCTTCGATTTGGGGCAGGGTGATCGCCGCCGGGTGGTGCGCCCAGTAGGCGAGGCTTTGATTGACCACCTCTAACGGTGAGAGCATTTTGGTGTTTAACGCAAAGGACAGCCGGGAATGAAAAAGATAGGGATGCCGGGTATCCATGGCGTCCTGAAAGGTGCCGAAATAAGGCAGCCCGTTTTCAAGAAAATCATCCAGCATCTTAAGACTCTCGTCCCGGGTGGCCGGCCAGGGGAAATGCTTGGCATCCACCGCTCCGATGCTCGGGATGGCCTGGGATGTTAAAAGCTGATAAAGGCTGCTCACATCGCGGTCAAAGGTTTTGGCGGCAGGAACCGGCGTTTTCCCGTCATATTTCTTCCGGTTTTCCACGTCAAAGTTCCAGCGGCCGCCCACCGGCTTTTTATCGGTCTCCATGAGGATACCCAGCTTTTTTCGCATCTCCCGGTAAAGCGATTCCATCCGGTAGGTTTTTCTGCCGGCAAAAAAGTTCCCCACAAACAGGCGCGGGGTGAGGAAGTGCTCGGTATCAGCAATTGCCGCGGGTACGGACAGTTTCCGGCAAAGTGCGCGCAGGGCCTCGTCCAGCCGGTATTCATCCGGCTGCATATATTCGAAGCGCTCGAATTGTTGGGCAGCAATTAGGTGCTCGATATTTTGGCAGATATTCTGCCGATTCTCCGGGTCATCAAGGGGGTAATAGATGACCCGATGCCCCTTGTTTTCCAGTTCGTCCCGAAAGGCCCGCATGGCGCTGAAGAAGGCAAGGATTTTCTGTACATGATGCGTGGCATAGGTGGCTTCTTCGCGAACCTCCATCAGGCAGAAGGTGATGGCGGGATCCGGATGCCGGAACCAGGAGTGCTGATAGTTTAGCTGATCGCCCAGGATCAGCCGCAGGATTTTGGACATGTCGCTTAGTTTTTCATCACTCCCGGCTTTTTCCCAGGTCTGCTATGGATTGTTTAATGATGGCGGCCGAGTTGTGGAGCGCCTCTTTTTCGCTATCCGGCAGTTTGCTGTCAATAATGCGCTCGACCCCGTTCTGGGCGACGATCGCGGGCACGCTCAGGCAGACGTCGTGGAGGCCATATTCGCCCTCCAGATAGGTGGAAACCGTATGCACGCTTTTCTGGTTCCGCATGATAGACTCTACAATTCTGACCAATGCCAGGCCCACGGCAAAGTAGGTGGCGCCTTTATAGTCGATAATATGATAGGCGGAATCCCGGACGGTTTGTTCGATATGGGTGCGCCCGCCCATCCAGTCCTGGCATTTTCGGCAGATCGGGCAGTACTCGTCTATCTGGATGCCGCCGATATGGGTCATGGACCACGCGGCGAATTCGCTGTCCCCGTGTTCGCCCAGCATATAGGCATGCACGTTATGGGTGCTGATGTCGCAGTGCCGGCTTAACAGATAACGCAGCCGGGAGCTGTCAAGCACCGTACCGGAACCGATCACCCGGCCGCGGGCCAGGCCGGAGCGCTTTAAAGCGATCTGGGTCAGCACATCCACCGGGTTGCTGACCATTATCAGAACGGCATGTGAATGGCGGCTGGTAATATCGTCAACAATGGACTCAATAATGCCCGCATTCTTCTGGACCAGGCTC comes from the Desulfobacterales bacterium genome and includes:
- a CDS encoding DMT family transporter, producing the protein MTSKSSPSKTEAGRAWQIIGCLCVFASAFFFYMATAVIRWARDAVVIDPSFFAFARFLLGFFIICGLLLIRRQKLKPRRYDLLIGRTLFNCLAVFCFYQAVALTSLAEGNILNMTYPIFLAVLSWLFLKFQRDVTEIFMVVLAFAGVWLILSPARLNPDINNLWGLASGICAAAAIIYLNMSRQHHDSETVLFYMFGLGTLFMYLLFHDSIFVPNAEQARYLFICALFGVGGQYLLTLGLRYVTALEGGIISSSRILMAAVLGPWVAADPPLTAAGWIGALLIFISNIYLTYRKTKNSR
- a CDS encoding L-lactate dehydrogenase yields the protein MSHQAKQIERKVVIVGAGAVGATFAYALAQNGIAGEIVLVDQNQDLADGQALDLAHGQPYFPIVNIRRGTEEDYADARVIVITAGAKQEPGENRLSLVQKNAGIIESIVDDITSRHSHAVLIMVSNPVDVLTQIALKRSGLARGRVIGSGTVLDSSRLRYLLSRHCDISTHNVHAYMLGEHGDSEFAAWSMTHIGGIQIDEYCPICRKCQDWMGGRTHIEQTVRDSAYHIIDYKGATYFAVGLALVRIVESIMRNQKSVHTVSTYLEGEYGLHDVCLSVPAIVAQNGVERIIDSKLPDSEKEALHNSAAIIKQSIADLGKSRE
- a CDS encoding DUF4139 domain-containing protein — translated: MKRILKLLVPMLFLSSIPVQANTLVQSQISAVTLYPDQALVQREAKIGVESGVNTLALPIEAFSIDAPSATAKVFGKGKIISVQIQTVPLPEPPQEKIRELENKIESLSKDKQAVLNRKNAAARQETFLDAVAEFSQTQVPRELETRMLDPEALIATFELLGDRYHEVYRRMSEFDREIEGIDKDIRLVRRKLNDLRKPGEDKQKVIEVVFDSAEKQQVRILADYVAHNAYWSPVYRVSVPQEKGDIDLTMNARIVQKTGGDWSNVALSISNAVPLKGVSLPSLSTWWIDLPRARQEAPRASGRQTVGKLMRAQPQAEMAEKAAPSADAAEYAAARKKEAGIAFEYELSRPVSVPSRQKETLLPLYTKALSGKFYYYCVPRINDRAYLVCEAKPDQEMLAGPMHVYFGGHYMGKTRFNPESRESRFMLALGADRAVQVRREKVGDHLDETFLGKFERSMVVRELNYRITVENRKDEPIRMHLLDQVPVAKTDKIKVEDMAFDPEPDKKDYQDQSGVMMWQVTVKPRASETIDMGFTVAYPKDQPPMGL
- a CDS encoding cryptochrome/photolyase family protein; this translates as MSKILRLILGDQLNYQHSWFRHPDPAITFCLMEVREEATYATHHVQKILAFFSAMRAFRDELENKGHRVIYYPLDDPENRQNICQNIEHLIAAQQFERFEYMQPDEYRLDEALRALCRKLSVPAAIADTEHFLTPRLFVGNFFAGRKTYRMESLYREMRKKLGILMETDKKPVGGRWNFDVENRKKYDGKTPVPAAKTFDRDVSSLYQLLTSQAIPSIGAVDAKHFPWPATRDESLKMLDDFLENGLPYFGTFQDAMDTRHPYLFHSRLSFALNTKMLSPLEVVNQSLAYWAHHPAAITLPQIEGFIRQIIGWREYMRGVYWARMPAYKTLNYFGHDRPLPDFYWTGETGMACMRDAITNSLTNAYAHHIQRLMVTGSFALLAGVHPDAVDEWYLGIYIDAVEWVEITNTRGMSQFADGGIVGTKPYAGSANYINKMSNYCKNCDYAAKEKTGERACPFNSLYWHFYERHRDKLGQNPRIGMAYRLLDKMTKTGKNRILDQAEHYLTHLNDL